In the bacterium SCSIO 12741 genome, GAATGACTACGGTATACGGTGGAAGTGGCCACAAATTCTACGTTTCCAAAGGCCGTATCGGTCGTGTGTCCTAATCGAACCTCGAGGTTCTGCAAGGCGCCACCTAAAGCACTCAGGTCCATTTGAATTCCAGTAATGTTGCCTGCTGATAGACCTCCTGAGCTGAGTTCACTTGCCTTGTAGATGGTCTGCACCCGACTTTTGTCTTTTGATCCGGGAAGCATTTGGTCGTTGGTGGCCATTTGTCCGCCCACGGTTGCCGAAGTCAAACTGGTGGTTGAGGTATGACGGATGGTATACTGATCTTCTACCCAATAGTTGTATAGTGGAGTTTTGGAGTAAGCCAAAGAATCCGGAGAACTGCCCGAAACCCGAAACAAAGGATGAGTTCTTCGCAATGAATCCAACCTTCCGTCGTGGTTGTACACGTAGGTATAGTTTACGTAATCCCACTCACCGCAGTCGTACTGATCCTGCTTGGTTTGAGGATCACACTTCAGCGTCATTTTCATCAATATCTTGCTAAAATCCTGTGAGGCATCGGGAAACACATAGGTATCTCTCCGTTTGGTGATATCACTGAATTCAAAACATTGCACTACCGTTGTGTCCTGAGCTAAGCCATTCAACGATAACATCATAGCCAATGCCAAAATTCCTACTAATACCTTATTTCGTGTACGTAATTCTTGCTTCATTCCGGATCATTTTTTACTTTCCATTCTTAAAACTGAGACGTTTGCGAGGCCTGTGGGTTGGTTGCCTACTGCCAAACACTCACAAAGTAACAACATTATGCGCAAAATCGCTTTAATTCTGACGCTCAGCTTCTTAGCCAGCTCCTACCTTCACGCTCAAAAAGACAAGTTTACACCTGGAAGTAAGGTTCCCCCTTTTGTGATTCGAACCTACACGGGAGATCGACTCGATATGGAGGAGATTTTGGAAACCAAAGACCGCCTTATTATCATCTTCTATCAGGGTTCCTGGAGCGAGTATGACCGAAAGTACTTGAAAGCCATTCAAGAGCGGTATGAAGAGATCCAACAAAAGAATGCGGAAGTAGTGGTTATCACCCGGGAAAAAGCAGCATACGTCAAAAAACTGGTGGAAGAGGAAGGACTCACGTTCCCCATCTGCATGGACAACGATTGGTACGTCATGAGCTCCTATCAGGTGGCCTATAAGATGAGTGCCCGTAACCTCCCTGATAAGTACAAGGAATACAGCGGATACAACTACCGGCATACGGGAAGCAAAGACGATATCGTTCCCATTCCGGCTACCTATATTGTTGATCAAAAAAGAAAGGTCATCTGGAATTACTTCGAACACGATTTTCGCCGTCGGCCAAAGGTCGAGGATGTGATGAATAATCTTTAATTTGCCGCCGTGATAGCAAGTGGAAACATCCGGAAAATGCGAACGGCAATCAACAAGCCGGTTCAGTATCGATTGCCATTGTTCGATAATTTGGAACAAGGCGAAGAAGTAGACCTTAACCCTTTCGTTGGCCAGCCGATCTCCATACGATTCGATGGCATTATCAATTGTGTGGTAACAGGCAAAAGAATTAACAAAACCTTCGGTGAAGGAATGAGTTACGATGCCTGGAAAAGTGCTCCGGAAGCCGTAGAAAGTATTATCAATCCGGAATTGGATAAATCTCACTTAGGTATTGGACTTCGCGACTTGGAATGGGAACGAGAACGACACGTTCGCCCTCACACGGTCTACCTGGCTTTAACCAGTGCTATGAAAGTGGGTGTTACCCGAGACAACTCCATTCCTACCCGATGGATTGACCAAGGAGCCTGGAAAGTGATCCGCTTTGCTGAAACGCCCTACCGCCAAAAAGCTGGTCAGATTGAAGTGGAATTGAAACAACACGTTTCGGATAAAACGAATTGGCGAAAAATGCTCACAGACGAACGAGGTTCTGATGACTTTGTCGCTGAACGTGAACGACTAAAAAAGCTGCTTCCCCTACCCTTGCGTCAATTTGTGCTGGACGAAGAAGAACCTCTGGAAATTCAGTACCCCGTTATGGAATACCCCAAAAAGGTTACGAGCATGAAGCTGGACAAAGTAGGGCACATCGAGAAAAAACTCACCGGAATACGTGGGCAATACTTGATTTTTGAAGACGGTTCCGTCATCAATATGCGAAGCCATTCCGGATACCGTATCACACTTGAAGCCTAAGTAGCACATACTTTATAAATCGAACCTGATTCCGGTTTGCAACCCTAGCATCGTTGCTCTTCGGTCCACATTTTTGTACGGGGAATTGACAGGCAGGTGAACTCCAGGCTGAGCGTATATACCCAAGCGATCGGATAATCGATATTGAAAGTCCATGCCCAATTGAGCTGTCATCCATACTGGATTGGCATTCATGGAGGTCCAATTCAGACCATCGGTCCTTTGGATATAGCGAACCTTCTGTCCCACCAGAATGTGAAAATCCAAACCTAATTCTACCCCTACCGCCAATCGACCAAAAGGCTGAACGATGCCCACGTGCAGAGGCAGACTCAAGTAAGATAGTTGCTGCCGCTCTTGCTGCGTCTTCTCCACTTCCCGACTCATCGCCGTGTAACTGGTATCATAAATCGTTTGCCAGGTAGTATCCCAATCGTAAACACTTCCCTGATTTTCGAAATAGTGTTTGTTGCCCACTACCCGGCGCACAATGTTGTAATGGCTAAAGGAGCTGTCTACAATCATCATTTCATGCTCAGAAACATCTATTCGTGTCCAATCTTCCTGGGCGGTTTGGGAGCGATTAAGTTGTTGACTTAGGTTTCCATAACGTACTCCTGTTGCACCGAACCATTTTCCGCGTTGGTAAATGAGATCGATTCCTAAGCCCATCCATTGTTCGGCATCAAATGAAATGGTTTCTCCACTCGCTCCAACCTGCTGTCCTTCATTCACACCCCTTTGGTAATCCAACATTCCCCGAATCGCTATGGCCGATCGAGGTTTTGATTTTAAGGCTTTATCCTGGTTTGTGAAAAGCTTATTCTCCGGTTCAAAATTCAAAATCGCCCTCTTCATTTCCAGGGACGAAAAAGAAGGTTCATTCGTCTCATTTTGAATAGCCGGCACAGGATTCATATCCTCTGAACCGGGATTTACGACCAGGTTTTCCGGAGCACTTTCAGCTCTATTGGATGGTTCAAGGATGGACTCTTGAGTCATAATGGACTCCTGGCTATGCTGTGGTTCCTCTTTCTGAACGATAGGAATCGAGTTAACCGAAGTCAAAGGCGATGACGATCCTGCCCTTGCATCACCTTCAACATTCGGCTTTTCAGCTTGTGACTGACCAATAGCTGTTTCTTTTTTGCTTGCAATATTCTTGTGGTTTTCTACAGACTGTAGTGGTTTATTCCATTCTGTTCCCATCCAAAAGGCCAATCCTGCAATCAGTGCCACGGGAAGTCCCCAGGTCAACCAGGCAAGGCCTCTTCTTTTTTTCCGTTTTGGGCCAAAATCGCGCTGGTATTGCTCCCAGTATTGGGGTTCGAACGGAAAAGCCTCATCAGGAAATGCCTTACGGGATAATTCGTCGAGGTTATCTTTTTTCATAGCATCCATGCTTTAGCCGACTTTACAGTCCGTTTTAACCATTCTCTTAGCTGTTTCCTCGCCTGGTTGACGTGCCACTTCGATGTACCGACTGAGATGTCCAGTGCATCGCTGATTTCCTGGTGGCTACATTCATCCAGAACAAATAGTTGAAATACCTCCTGCGTACGATCAGGCAAATCCTTGATCTGTTCCCGCAGTTCGGGTATCGAAACCCTGACCTTGGGTTCTTCCTCTTCTTCATAGAGGGCAAAGTTTTCCAGCTGAGCCGGAAGCGACGCTTCGTATTTGGAGCGGGTTTGTTTTTTCTTGTACTCGTTGATGCAGTGATTCATCATGATGTGCCTCGCCCAGGAGGCAAACCGATTGGGATCATTCAATTTATCCAGCCCTTGAAGAATTTTGTAAAAAGCTTCGTTGTAGAGCATAACAGCATCATCCCGGTTGTTCGCAAAGCGATGACAAATCCGGATCAAAGGGTCAAAGCACCTTTTGTAGAGGGTGAATTGAGCCTTCTGCTCTCCTTTTTTACAGGCTTCTAATAATTTGGAATCAATCGATTTCAAAGAGTATAATCAGTTCTTGAGTAGCTTTTTTACCAATACTTGTTCGTTTAATTTGATTTTAATCAGATATATGCCTGGTGGCCAGTCAGCTGTATTCAATAAGAAGGTTCCAGGAAGCTGGTCACCATAAAAAATGCGATTGCCTTGTAGGTTGGTCAGTTCAACTTCTTCCAATACCGGGAACGAAGTCTTCACCTGGAGCTGATCTTGAAAAGGATTGGGCCAACAGTGGATTCCAATCTCCTCTGAATGCTCGTCCGAAGCGAGAAATTGATCGTAATGAATACCCCGTTTATTCGCTGTTAAATGGACTTTGTATTGTTCACCAGCAACCACCTCAACCTCTGGAGCAACTGTGGGTAACCCCGCCCAATCGAGGTAAACTTGATAACGCCCTGGATCCAGCCCGTTAAATGAAAATTCTCCTTGAGCGTCAGTATAGGTAAAGGCTACTACCTTCCCATTGTTTTGGCGCAACATAATGGGCAGATTTGCGCCTGGTTGTTCTATTCCAAAATGTTCACTGACTTCCCCGTCAATAGTTCCTGATCCTGAGAGGGGTGTTTCTTCGGCAAGATTCCAAGCGATACTTTGGGTATGAGGACCTATGGCATTAGCTGCCGTGTCTTGCCAGAAATGAGAATTGCGATAATAACCAGGTAAAAGACCGGTTGATTCCTTGGGGAGGGCTTTTAACAAATAATAGGCACCGGCCTCACCTGGTAAATAAAATCTTCCTTCTTCGAGTACCTCAAGGGTGTCCTTCAAAACCAACCGCTGCCCTTGATGTTCATACACTTGAATTTGAGCCTCTCCTGGCAAAAGATCCTGACCTTTTCCCCGTATCTGCCCTTCATATATGGGGCCAGTATAAGGACAGTAAACCACTTGGTGATTGAGTATATCGTAGAGGTTAAAAGCCAGGGAATCTTCCAGAACTTCTTCCACACAATTCTCAAGGCGGATGTAGAGTTTTCCGGAAGAAATGCCCGGAATCAATCTTTTGGTGTAGTTGGAGGCTTGCCTCACTGTGACCGAATCAAAGACGGAATGAAAGCGGTCCACCGAAAAATAAATCCGGGCAGAATCAGGCTGACGACTACCTAATTGTCCATTTACCCAAATACTCTGATCCTGACATCCCTGGAAATAGGACGACAGTATGTGGGTTGCTAATGAATAGGAAAGCGTATCTCGCAAGGTATCTCCGTAGCAATCCAGGGTCTTAACGTATACTGGCCCAGAGGTTTTATTGGGATTCAACAAGCTGGAATAAGATCCGCCTGACTGTGTGGTCAACTGCCTCTTAACTCCGGGTGCCTCGATCCAAACCGGATGATTCACAGGAAAACTCCCTCGGTTATTGACAATCCCCTTTACTGTAAACGAAGGAATCTGATTGCAATAATTCAAATCCCGGTAAATGGAATCTTTGAACTGAAACGGAGCGGTAATATGCTCGAGCAATCCCTTACAGTTCTCAAATTGAATATCGAGCTGTCCATCTACCGGAGGATGAAGCAGGTGATAATAATCACCGTTTGTAGAACATTGAACCGAATCGAAATGAGTGTTGAATTGATCGGCGCTGAAAAATATCCAAATCGGTAGTCCCTGGTTGTTTCGAACCTTACCAGCCACCTTCAACCATTTGCTTTTGCACCCCTCCAAATCAATAACAGCCACCGTGGTTAGTGAATTAAAGGAGGTTGAATCCTCCAATACCGCCCCCAGGCAGTCTAAGGTTCGGGCAAACACTTTCCCTGAATTGGAAGTAACCACCTGGGTTTGGTAGTAACCGTTGCTATCGGTTTGGATTTGGGTCGAAAAACCCGGTGCGGAAATCGTTAATGAATGGTAGGCTTGTAGTGTTCCGGCAAGCTTTACCGAGCCTTTGATCTGAAAGGTCAGAGCCTGGGCCGAAAAAGCCCATGTCAGCACCAAGAAGGTTACGCATAAGTACCTCATCAAAACTGTGATCAATTGCTGGTTTTGCTTACCGGAACCGTACATTATTGCACCAAAAGTTTAAATTCCTCTAATCCACGATCTGTCTCCACTGATCCGAAATACCAACCAGGTTGCCAGGAAGCTACTTCCACTTCAAGAGCTGATTGATTTTCAAAATCCTTCTGGTACAAAAGCCTTCCAGAAACATCTCGAACAACGAGACTTCCTGTTCTGGATTCGTTCGGAAATTCTACATAAAACCGATCCCTTGTGGGCATCGGATAAGTTCTTAATGATGAGTTGCCGGCATACTCAAGTACTGCCAACACTCCTTCACTACCCTGTACGGTATCGCCCCCTATTTGAATTTCTACTTTCTTAGCCATATCAGTAGGTAGGCTGAGTGAAACCTTCACGGGCACGGTTACTTTCCCATTTACTTCAGCGTAGATCCAGTGATCTCCCGGAACCACCGAATTGAAGGTATGCTGGCCAGATGGGTTGGAAATACCAAAAGATTCAGGTTGCTGATTAGCTCCTAACATATACACTTGTATACCAGCCGCTGGAGAATTGGGATTGGTGGTATGGTCCATCACTTCTACCAAAATCTCACCGGTACCTTGAGCACTGGCTACCGGCACCAGGTAAACGTCCCGTTGAATATTTCTGGAAGAATTCGACTTAATAACTTTAGCCTGGCTCCAATAAATACTGCTGTCCGCATAGGTTGGAAAGTAGTTTCCAGATTCAGAGTCAGCTGGATCCAAGAAGGCTTGAATCAGAAATACTTTGGTCGTATCCTGGGTATCGTATTGAAATTGCTTTTGAATGTGCTTGAGTGTATCGGTTGCCAAAATGGTTTTTGAAACGCTGTCCCACTCCATAATGACCACATGAGCATCCTGAGCAAACCCTCCCTGGGTATGAATGTTCCCTGAAATTCGGATGGGAAGGGTATCCGGACAATAAGGCGTATTGAACCGAATGCGGTAGCCTTTGGAGCCCCCATAATGCAAGGTATCTTGAATGATATTACCCTGGCAATCAGCATAGCGAAGGGAAAGGACGCCACGGCTTCTCGGCGTAATGGCAAAGGTGTCTCTGGCAAATCCCTGATTATTGGTGTAGGAAGTTTTTACGACCTGTTGAAACCCGTCGGTTGAAAAATCCATTTGAACTCCACTCGTCATCTGATCGGTCAGCAAGCCTTCAGCCAATACGTAAGGTGGATTTTCGCAGTGTTCAAAATCTTTGATCACGAAGGAGGTATCTTTCTGATACACGTAGGTATAGGTTGGTGAATAAATCGTGTCTCCATGGCAATCGATGTGGTAAGCGTAGAAGGTTCCTGTTTTTTGGCTCGCCCAGAAATATCCACTGTATTGTTCATTGGCATCGGTAGATTCTATTCTTCCGGCTACTGGTCCTTTAACAAGAACCGCATAAAGCTCTGAAGGCAAATCTTTTACACGCCCCGTGTAATGTACTTTGTAAGGTGGTGGTGGTGGATTTTGGCAGCGCTCAAGGTGAAAGGGTCCAAGCGTATGGTTTCCTACACTGTATCTTCCCAGGGTATCCTTCAACGATATTCCACTGCAGTTTCGGTATTGTATGTTTATTCTTCCGGCCGTGTGGCTACCGGTATTCACAGTTCCGCTGAATTGTCCGGCAGAATTGGTAAACACAAGCACCTGTGTTCCTGTCGCACTGTCGGTGAGATACACCGCTTGGGATGTCATGAGTGTTCCTCTGATACTTACAGTTCCATTAACCGTAACATTCGCTGCGAAAACGGCAGATTGGAAAAGTAGCAGAAGGGATATAAGGGTAAAGTTTCTCATGGTCTTTTTTGTTTTTGATTTCACTCTTAGGACAGTATCATTTTTAAAGGTTGGGTAATTATCTCACCAGAGTTAAAGATCCCTTGTATTCAGCGTCTGCGTATTTCACAATGTAGAAGTAAGTACCATCCGTTGCCGGTTTTCCATGCACCATTCCTTCCCAGTATCGCTGTTGTTCTGTGGATTCAAAAACCAGGTTGCCCCAGCGGCTATAGATCTGAAAATCGGAGCAACGATGCAATGCCGGATCCTTGAGCGGATGGAACCGATCATTGAGTCCATCTCCATTGGGAGTAAACGCGTTAACTGCCTCAGCGATAATCATACTGTCTAATTCAATCAGGAAAGGGATGGTATCTCGACAAAAATCCCCATATCGAACATATACCTCACCCTGCCACGTGGTGTTTGGTGGCCCCTCCATAAAAACTTCTTCACCTTCTAAAATGGTACTACCCAAATGCCATTCTGCGGAAGCCAAATCATCGTGATAGATGGAGAGTTGTATGGACGCTTGTTCGCAGGCTAACCAGCCTTCTGAATTGAGGGAATAACTGGAATCGGGTGTCGCCAGACCTATGGGAAGGGAATCTACCCGTTCACAGCCGAGGTGGTTGGTGGTAACCAAATAGGCGGTAAATGGCTCTTTGATTAAAACCGTTGGCGTATCGGTATTTCCATAGATAAAATGCTGCTCAGGCTTCCATTGAAATTGGTGATTGGTATCTGAAACGCCAAGCGCCAGGTTGAGTTTACCGCTATCGCATACTTCAACAGGATCCAGGGCAAAAAGTTCAGGAGCTGGCAAGGATTCAGAAAAAACGCTGTCTTCAAACCAGCAGTTCCCAATCAACATGCGATAATGATACGAGCTGTCGGGTATAATAAATCGGCTCACCCAATCGCTGGAGTCCTGCCAAAGTAACTTCTTGTAGTTTCCACTGAGATTGACCCAGGTAGAGTCATGGGGGCACACGGAAGGCCCCATCTGGGCCTCATACCAGAGGGAATCATAAACCACCTCCAGCGTATCGGTATGCTCCAGGGTATCACATGCCCCATAAAGCCTTTGCCTAACCCAATAAGT is a window encoding:
- a CDS encoding redoxin domain-containing protein yields the protein MRKIALILTLSFLASSYLHAQKDKFTPGSKVPPFVIRTYTGDRLDMEEILETKDRLIIIFYQGSWSEYDRKYLKAIQERYEEIQQKNAEVVVITREKAAYVKKLVEEEGLTFPICMDNDWYVMSSYQVAYKMSARNLPDKYKEYSGYNYRHTGSKDDIVPIPATYIVDQKRKVIWNYFEHDFRRRPKVEDVMNNL
- a CDS encoding DUF2797 domain-containing protein, yielding MRTAINKPVQYRLPLFDNLEQGEEVDLNPFVGQPISIRFDGIINCVVTGKRINKTFGEGMSYDAWKSAPEAVESIINPELDKSHLGIGLRDLEWERERHVRPHTVYLALTSAMKVGVTRDNSIPTRWIDQGAWKVIRFAETPYRQKAGQIEVELKQHVSDKTNWRKMLTDERGSDDFVAERERLKKLLPLPLRQFVLDEEEPLEIQYPVMEYPKKVTSMKLDKVGHIEKKLTGIRGQYLIFEDGSVINMRSHSGYRITLEA
- a CDS encoding sigma-70 family RNA polymerase sigma factor yields the protein MKSIDSKLLEACKKGEQKAQFTLYKRCFDPLIRICHRFANNRDDAVMLYNEAFYKILQGLDKLNDPNRFASWARHIMMNHCINEYKKKQTRSKYEASLPAQLENFALYEEEEEPKVRVSIPELREQIKDLPDRTQEVFQLFVLDECSHQEISDALDISVGTSKWHVNQARKQLREWLKRTVKSAKAWML
- a CDS encoding carboxypeptidase regulatory-like domain-containing protein, whose product is MRYLCVTFLVLTWAFSAQALTFQIKGSVKLAGTLQAYHSLTISAPGFSTQIQTDSNGYYQTQVVTSNSGKVFARTLDCLGAVLEDSTSFNSLTTVAVIDLEGCKSKWLKVAGKVRNNQGLPIWIFFSADQFNTHFDSVQCSTNGDYYHLLHPPVDGQLDIQFENCKGLLEHITAPFQFKDSIYRDLNYCNQIPSFTVKGIVNNRGSFPVNHPVWIEAPGVKRQLTTQSGGSYSSLLNPNKTSGPVYVKTLDCYGDTLRDTLSYSLATHILSSYFQGCQDQSIWVNGQLGSRQPDSARIYFSVDRFHSVFDSVTVRQASNYTKRLIPGISSGKLYIRLENCVEEVLEDSLAFNLYDILNHQVVYCPYTGPIYEGQIRGKGQDLLPGEAQIQVYEHQGQRLVLKDTLEVLEEGRFYLPGEAGAYYLLKALPKESTGLLPGYYRNSHFWQDTAANAIGPHTQSIAWNLAEETPLSGSGTIDGEVSEHFGIEQPGANLPIMLRQNNGKVVAFTYTDAQGEFSFNGLDPGRYQVYLDWAGLPTVAPEVEVVAGEQYKVHLTANKRGIHYDQFLASDEHSEEIGIHCWPNPFQDQLQVKTSFPVLEEVELTNLQGNRIFYGDQLPGTFLLNTADWPPGIYLIKIKLNEQVLVKKLLKN
- a CDS encoding T9SS type A sorting domain-containing protein, which gives rise to MRNFTLISLLLLFQSAVFAANVTVNGTVSIRGTLMTSQAVYLTDSATGTQVLVFTNSAGQFSGTVNTGSHTAGRINIQYRNCSGISLKDTLGRYSVGNHTLGPFHLERCQNPPPPPYKVHYTGRVKDLPSELYAVLVKGPVAGRIESTDANEQYSGYFWASQKTGTFYAYHIDCHGDTIYSPTYTYVYQKDTSFVIKDFEHCENPPYVLAEGLLTDQMTSGVQMDFSTDGFQQVVKTSYTNNQGFARDTFAITPRSRGVLSLRYADCQGNIIQDTLHYGGSKGYRIRFNTPYCPDTLPIRISGNIHTQGGFAQDAHVVIMEWDSVSKTILATDTLKHIQKQFQYDTQDTTKVFLIQAFLDPADSESGNYFPTYADSSIYWSQAKVIKSNSSRNIQRDVYLVPVASAQGTGEILVEVMDHTTNPNSPAAGIQVYMLGANQQPESFGISNPSGQHTFNSVVPGDHWIYAEVNGKVTVPVKVSLSLPTDMAKKVEIQIGGDTVQGSEGVLAVLEYAGNSSLRTYPMPTRDRFYVEFPNESRTGSLVVRDVSGRLLYQKDFENQSALEVEVASWQPGWYFGSVETDRGLEEFKLLVQ